From a single Kitasatospora sp. NBC_00458 genomic region:
- a CDS encoding ECF transporter S component: MNAARTKGTRNVPGMNRPVPLGRRSIVALALTSLVGVTAFGWPLLASTESALVGHSTDAPWLFALLLPLLLAVVVAQISEGRTAGGGAPGLDAKAVALLGVLAAAGAALRPLGAGTAGLEPMFFLMVLAGRVLGPGFGFVLGALSMFASALLTGGVGPWLPFQMLAMGWVSLGAGLLPGPERLRGRRELVMLAAYGAGASLLYGTIMNLQGWPYIAGLASSISFVPGDPLPDNLVRFAVYCLTTSLGWDLPRAALTITLCLTLGTPVLRALRRATRRAAFAAPVAFHPPSKD; this comes from the coding sequence ATGAACGCCGCCCGCACGAAGGGCACGAGGAACGTGCCCGGCATGAACCGCCCCGTCCCGCTCGGCCGCCGCTCGATCGTCGCGCTCGCCCTCACCTCGCTGGTCGGCGTGACCGCCTTCGGCTGGCCGCTGCTCGCCTCCACCGAGTCGGCCCTGGTCGGCCATTCCACCGACGCCCCCTGGCTGTTCGCGCTGCTGCTGCCGCTGCTCCTCGCCGTCGTCGTCGCCCAGATCTCCGAGGGCCGCACGGCGGGCGGCGGCGCACCCGGCCTGGACGCCAAGGCGGTCGCCCTGCTGGGCGTGCTGGCCGCCGCCGGCGCGGCCCTGCGACCGCTCGGGGCGGGCACGGCGGGGCTGGAACCGATGTTCTTCCTGATGGTGCTCGCCGGACGGGTGCTCGGCCCGGGCTTCGGCTTCGTGCTCGGCGCGCTCTCGATGTTCGCCTCCGCCCTGCTGACCGGCGGGGTCGGCCCGTGGCTGCCGTTCCAGATGCTCGCCATGGGCTGGGTGAGCCTCGGCGCGGGCCTCCTCCCCGGTCCGGAGCGCCTGCGCGGCCGCCGCGAACTCGTCATGCTCGCCGCCTACGGGGCGGGCGCGTCCCTCCTCTACGGCACGATCATGAACCTCCAGGGCTGGCCCTACATCGCCGGGCTGGCGAGCTCGATCTCGTTCGTCCCGGGGGATCCGCTCCCCGACAACCTGGTGCGCTTCGCCGTCTACTGCCTCACCACCTCCCTCGGCTGGGACCTCCCCCGCGCCGCCCTCACCATCACGCTCTGCCTCACCCTCGGCACCCCGGTCCTGCGCGCCCTCCGCCGGGCCACCCGCCGCGCCGCCTTCGCCGCACCGGTGGCCTTCCACCCGCCGTCGAAGGACTGA
- a CDS encoding helix-turn-helix domain-containing protein: protein MQINRIPKHAPGYTILDNGHVVRKHSLSWAARGLLGYLLSLPDGAREDVRTLAAKSVEGRATVARALRELEEAGHYVRRTLRDPLTGQVRTVVSVHEVPVAGKAVHTLPPLPAPPAAGPPGAGAAGAGRAGSPSLKVRMMRQKEVGKPSVPPSGVMRPVAPPPRMTEGLNLLVELGRRDARLALAGKPLADQAARVEGLLAGGWAPDVLAGILSAPLPEKVTRSVGAILAARLLGVPPVPSAPLVSPVPSERPVPSSGGGTGAAVVMVPRQGRHHECAGRDGMCGRHVVAAGRLCTGCRDSR from the coding sequence ATGCAGATCAATCGTATCCCCAAGCACGCGCCCGGATACACGATCCTCGACAACGGGCATGTCGTGCGGAAGCACTCGCTCAGCTGGGCGGCCCGCGGGCTGCTCGGGTACCTCCTCAGCCTGCCCGACGGCGCGCGGGAGGACGTCCGGACGCTGGCCGCGAAGAGCGTCGAGGGCCGCGCGACGGTGGCCCGGGCGTTGCGCGAGCTGGAGGAGGCCGGGCACTACGTCCGCCGGACCCTGCGCGACCCCCTCACGGGCCAGGTCCGGACGGTGGTCTCGGTGCATGAAGTCCCGGTGGCGGGCAAGGCGGTTCACACGCTGCCGCCGCTTCCCGCACCCCCGGCCGCCGGGCCGCCCGGAGCCGGTGCGGCAGGCGCCGGGAGGGCGGGAAGCCCTTCCTTGAAGGTAAGGATGATGAGGCAGAAGGAAGTCGGGAAACCTTCCGTCCCTCCGTCCGGGGTGATGAGGCCGGTTGCGCCACCGCCACGGATGACCGAGGGCCTGAACCTGCTGGTCGAACTCGGGCGCCGGGACGCGCGGTTGGCGCTGGCCGGCAAGCCGTTGGCGGACCAGGCCGCCCGGGTGGAGGGCCTGCTGGCGGGAGGCTGGGCACCGGACGTCCTGGCGGGGATCCTGTCCGCCCCGCTGCCGGAGAAGGTCACCCGCAGCGTGGGGGCGATCCTCGCCGCCCGCCTGCTGGGGGTGCCGCCGGTCCCGTCGGCCCCGCTGGTCTCGCCCGTCCCGTCGGAGCGCCCGGTCCCGTCGTCGGGAGGGGGGACGGGCGCTGCGGTGGTCATGGTCCCGCGTCAGGGGCGGCACCACGAGTGTGCCGGGCGGGACGGCATGTGCGGGCGCCACGTGGTGGCGGCGGGGAGGCTCTGCACCGGGTGTCGTGATTCCCGGTAG